In Bacteroidales bacterium, a genomic segment contains:
- a CDS encoding rhodanese-like domain-containing protein — translation MKRYLLIIFTTVALLLGYTSDIFSQSNHTDLQDIDFFNLLVSTPNSVILDVQTAKEFKKCHIANAISAPQKKILLKICDTLSIESDIFIYCFHGERSLFCQTLLDSLGFINVHNLKNGLDPALQNPIMNQYKSLIYFKE, via the coding sequence ATGAAGCGTTATTTGTTAATTATTTTTACAACAGTTGCTCTTCTATTAGGATATACGAGTGATATATTTTCACAATCAAATCACACTGATTTACAGGATATTGACTTCTTTAATCTCTTGGTATCCACACCAAATTCAGTTATTTTGGATGTTCAGACTGCGAAAGAGTTTAAAAAATGTCATATCGCTAATGCTATTAGTGCCCCCCAAAAAAAAATATTGCTTAAAATTTGCGATACATTGAGCATAGAGAGTGATATTTTTATCTACTGTTTTCATGGGGAGAGAAGCCTGTTTTGTCAAACACTGCTCGATAGTTTGGGGTTTATAAATGTCCACAATCTCAAAAATGGCTTAGACCCTGCATTACAAAATCCAATCATGAACCAATACAAATCTTTAATCTATTTTAAGGAATAA